A region of the Nocardia nova SH22a genome:
ATGGCGCCGGCTTCTTCGACGTGGCGCGTCCAGTCCTGCTCCGCGTCGGACTCGGCCTCGATGGTCGTGACGCCCTTGGACCGCAACGCGTCGATCGCGTCCGCCACCCAGTCGACGTGCTGCTCGATGGACACCATCATGTTCGACAGCACCGAGGGACTGCCCGGGCCCGTGATCGTGAAGAGGTTCGGAAAGCCCGCGACCGCGAGACCGAGGTAGGTGACGGGCCCGGCAGCCCACTTGTCCCGCAGCGACACACCGTCCCGCCCGCGAATGTCGATGGCGTCGAGCGCACCGGTCATCGCGTCGTATCCGGTGGCGTAGATGATGTCGTCGAACTCGAAACTCTCCTGCGTCGTCGCGAGTCCGGACGCGGTGACCTCGGTGAGCGGGGTCGCGCGAACGTCCACGAGCCGGACATTGGGGCGATTGAAGGTCTCGTAGTAGTCCGTTCCCAGGACAGGACGCTTGACGCCGAAGAGGCCCTCGGGCTGCAGCAGCCGGGCGACAGCCGGATCCGTCACGATCTCCGCGATGCGATCGCGGATGAACTGGGCGGCGGTCTCGTTGGCGGCCTCGTCGGCGAGCAGGTCGGTGAATCCGACCAGCATGCTGACCAATTCGCTGTTCTTGTCCTCCCATACCCTGCGGTAGAAGGCATTTCGCTCTTCCTCGCTCACCTCGAGCGCCCCCTTGGTGGCCTCGGGCTGGGCGATACCGAAGCCCGATTCCCGGTTCGCTTTGCGCACCTCGCGGTAGCGCGATTTGATCCCGCGCTGGAATTCGGGATCGATCGGGTGATTGCCGGCGGGCAGAACATAGTTGGCGGTGCGCTGGAAGACGGTGAGCTGCTCGGCCGCCTCGGCGACGAGCGGAATGACCTGCACCCCTGAGGAACCGGTGCCGATCACCGCGACCCGCCGCCCGGTGAAGTCCACCTCCTGCTCGGGCCAGTTGCCCGTGTGGAAACTGCGGCCCCGGAACGTCTCGATGCCGGGAACCTCCACCATCTTCGGCGCCGACAGACAGCCCGTCGCCATGATCGCGAACCGCGCCGAGACGACATCGCCCCCATCGGTCGTGATCCGCCACCGCGCGGCGGACTCGTCGTAGACCGCGGCGGTGACCCGCGTCCGCAACCGCACGTCTTTACGCAGATCGAAACGATCCGCGACGTGGTTGATGTAGCGGAGCAACTCCGGCTGCGGCGGCAACTTCTCCGTCCACTCCCACTCCTGCTCGAGCTCCGGATCGAAGGAGTAGTTGTAGTACATGCTCTTCACGTCGACGCGCGCGCCCGGATAGCGGTTCCAGTACCACGTGCCGCCGAGTCCGGCGCCGGCTTCGAACACCTGCGCCGAGAGTCCGAGTTCGCGCAACTTGTGCAACATGTGGAGCCCTGCGAATCCGGCTCCGACGACGACCGCGTCGATCTCGCGGGTCTGCTGCCCGGCCGAGGACGCGGAGTGCTCCGAGGTCGTTGTCATCGTGGGACCTGCCTTTCAACGAGTCGCCGTCGGATGTCCGGACAGCGGTTCGGCCGGACGGTGTGAACCTGTTCCAGACCGGCACACGCTGCACGTTAGCCGAACATCTGCACGCACGCTCGGCGTTCCGGACAACAGCCGTCGAATTCGCTTGCTGCACAGCGTAAACGCAGGCAGGGCCGTTGATGTCGTTGCAGGGCAGCACATACCGTCGCGACTCGGCCCCGTCCATCAGGCCAGACGCATCGGCGAGCACGCCGGAAACCGGACCGGTAGCGTCGCCAGTGCCCGGTGGAACTGTCCCGGCCGCCAATCCAGTTGCCGCGCAGGTAATTGCGGGCGGATGTCCGGCAGCGCGTCGAGCAGCAGGTCGATGCATTGCGAGGTGATCGTCAGGGCGAGGGACTGGGCCGGGCAGGTGTGCGGACCGGCGCCCCACGCCAGGTGCGACCGGTTACCTTTGCGGTCACCGTCCACGGCGGGATCGTTGTTGCACGCGGCCAAGCTGATGACCACCGGTTCATCGGCGGGCAGCCACATATCGCCGACGAGTTGCGGCTGTCTGGGGTAGCTCACGCACCAGTTCGCCAGCGGCGGATCCTCGAACAGCACGGCGTCGATGGCGTCGCGGGTGGCCATGGCGCCGCTGAGGACCTCGCCGCCGTACTGCTCGTCGGTCATCAACAGCAGCAACGCGTTGAGGATGAGATTGCAGGTCGGCTCCGTGCCCATCGAGAACAGCAGCGCCGCCTGATTCACCATCTCCATGAGATCGAGTCCGTCCGGATGCCGCAGCAGTTCCGAGGTCAGATCGTCGCCCGGCTCGGCCTGCTTGCGGTGGACGACTCCGACCAGAGCGTCGACGAAACGCTGCTGCCCCTCCTCGGCGCCTACTCCCTCCAGCATCGCGGCCATGCCCTGATAGGCCTCGGCCGCGGCGTCTTCGGGAAAGCCCATCAGTTCACTGAGGACTCGGAAGGTCAGCGGATACGCGTAGTCCATCCGCAGGTCGGCGGTACCGCGTTCGCAGAATCCGTTGATCAGCGTCTCGGCGGCCCGTGCGACCGATCCGTGCGTCTTGTGCAGGTCGACGGATTCCAGCGCCGCGAAGATGGTGCGCCGATACCGCTCGTGTTCCACGCCCGCGGTGCGCATCGCGTTCTGGCGATAGCCCAGCATCGGTACCAGCGGACAGTCCGAGGCGGCGTTCTTCTCCCATCGGCGGGAGTCGGCGGGGAAATGCTGCTCGTCGTTGAGGATCTGCACGGCCGCTTGATAGCCGATCACGAGCGTCGCGGGCACGCCCGGAGACAGCTCGATCGGTACCAGCGGGCCGTGACGTCTCATGGTCTCGTAGGCGCGGTGCGGATCGGCGGCGAAGGCGGGGGAATCCAGGCGGAGATACGAGTCGGCGGATTCCGCGGGTCCGTGCGCGATGGGGGATTCGCCCGGCACACCCGGGTCTGTATCGCTCAACGCGTGACCCTCGCTCGCGGTGCGGCGTCGTGTCCCTTTCTGCCTGCTGCGGGACGGCCTGGCATTCGTTGTGTGGGCACGCCGGGTGACCCTACCGTAAATCGTTGCACTCCAACGGGTTCAGAAAACCAGCACGGTAACTTGTTACCCGCACACAGCTGTCGGCGAGTGTGTGCGACGGCACCGGGTCATCCACCATTCGGCGCGGGCCGCCATCGTCCGCCGGCGCTGTGACGAGGGCGTCCGACCGCATCGCCGAGTCGCAACCGTTGGCCTCACGGTGAGTGAATATCTCGCCCCGGGACGGTCGCGGAGGCACGATTCATGCGTACATGTGAATGTCGGTACCGACCTCGACGAAGGGCGCGATCATGACCGTGACCGACGAGTACCTGGCCAACAATGCCGAATACGCGGCCCAGTTCAGCGGGCCCCTTCCGCTGCCGCCGAGCAAGCACGTCGCGGTGGTGGCGTGTATGGACGCGCGGCTGGACGTGTACCGCGTTCTCGGCGTCCGGGAGGGGGAGGCGCATGTCATCCGGAATGCGGGTGGCGTGGTGACCGACGACGAGATCCGCTCGCTGGCGATCAGTCAGCGACTGCTGGGCACCACCGAGATCATCCTCATCCATCACACCGACTGCGGCATGCTGACCTTCACCGACGATGATTTCAAACGCACCGTCCAGGACGAGACCGGCATCAAACCCGGATGGGCCGCGGAGGCATTCGACGATCTGGATGTGGATGTGCGCCAATCCATCCGGCGCATCGAGACCAGTCCGTTCATCACCGCGACCACCTCGCTGCGCGGGTTCGTCTTCGATGTCGCCACCGGAAAACTGAACGAGGTGCTGACCTGATCCGACCCGGGTCCGGCTCGGTGCCTCAGCGGAGTCCGGCGAACAGGTCGGTCTCCCGGTCCGGCGCGTCCGCGACCCGGTTGCGATGGCGGATGAAACATTCGGCGGAGAAGATC
Encoded here:
- a CDS encoding flavin-containing monooxygenase; protein product: MTTTSEHSASSAGQQTREIDAVVVGAGFAGLHMLHKLRELGLSAQVFEAGAGLGGTWYWNRYPGARVDVKSMYYNYSFDPELEQEWEWTEKLPPQPELLRYINHVADRFDLRKDVRLRTRVTAAVYDESAARWRITTDGGDVVSARFAIMATGCLSAPKMVEVPGIETFRGRSFHTGNWPEQEVDFTGRRVAVIGTGSSGVQVIPLVAEAAEQLTVFQRTANYVLPAGNHPIDPEFQRGIKSRYREVRKANRESGFGIAQPEATKGALEVSEEERNAFYRRVWEDKNSELVSMLVGFTDLLADEAANETAAQFIRDRIAEIVTDPAVARLLQPEGLFGVKRPVLGTDYYETFNRPNVRLVDVRATPLTEVTASGLATTQESFEFDDIIYATGYDAMTGALDAIDIRGRDGVSLRDKWAAGPVTYLGLAVAGFPNLFTITGPGSPSVLSNMMVSIEQHVDWVADAIDALRSKGVTTIEAESDAEQDWTRHVEEAGAMTLYPKVDSWYVGSNVPGKPRVMYAYIGGVGAYREKCDQVAADDYDGFTLTR
- a CDS encoding cytochrome P450; this encodes MSDTDPGVPGESPIAHGPAESADSYLRLDSPAFAADPHRAYETMRRHGPLVPIELSPGVPATLVIGYQAAVQILNDEQHFPADSRRWEKNAASDCPLVPMLGYRQNAMRTAGVEHERYRRTIFAALESVDLHKTHGSVARAAETLINGFCERGTADLRMDYAYPLTFRVLSELMGFPEDAAAEAYQGMAAMLEGVGAEEGQQRFVDALVGVVHRKQAEPGDDLTSELLRHPDGLDLMEMVNQAALLFSMGTEPTCNLILNALLLLMTDEQYGGEVLSGAMATRDAIDAVLFEDPPLANWCVSYPRQPQLVGDMWLPADEPVVISLAACNNDPAVDGDRKGNRSHLAWGAGPHTCPAQSLALTITSQCIDLLLDALPDIRPQLPARQLDWRPGQFHRALATLPVRFPACSPMRLA
- a CDS encoding beta-class carbonic anhydrase; amino-acid sequence: MTVTDEYLANNAEYAAQFSGPLPLPPSKHVAVVACMDARLDVYRVLGVREGEAHVIRNAGGVVTDDEIRSLAISQRLLGTTEIILIHHTDCGMLTFTDDDFKRTVQDETGIKPGWAAEAFDDLDVDVRQSIRRIETSPFITATTSLRGFVFDVATGKLNEVLT